In one window of Photorhabdus laumondii subsp. laumondii DNA:
- the tssJ gene encoding type VI secretion system lipoprotein TssJ — protein MKRSGGNTSWFGSNTVWFVLLAALMLSGCSSAWQATKKVGQVVWDPSTPVGQPANLPSTVAITLLAEPDINPNKNGEATPVEMHLLYLSEDSRLLAADYDQLASDKLDKALGKNYIDHQDYTLLPGQYKPLPVIPLEKNSRYIGVIVRYADINQSEWKKVIRVKDTGQQYHILVHIRANEVELRKEEQ, from the coding sequence ATGAAGCGCTCCGGCGGTAATACCTCATGGTTCGGTAGTAATACCGTATGGTTTGTATTGCTGGCAGCGCTGATGTTAAGCGGTTGTAGCAGTGCATGGCAGGCAACGAAGAAAGTCGGACAGGTAGTCTGGGACCCATCAACTCCAGTTGGTCAACCTGCGAACTTACCTTCCACCGTCGCGATCACTTTGCTGGCAGAACCTGATATTAACCCCAATAAAAATGGAGAAGCCACTCCGGTTGAAATGCATCTGCTCTATCTCAGTGAAGATTCCCGTCTACTTGCCGCTGATTATGACCAACTGGCGAGTGACAAGCTGGATAAAGCACTGGGGAAAAATTATATCGACCATCAGGATTACACCTTATTGCCGGGGCAGTACAAACCACTGCCAGTCATCCCGCTGGAAAAAAATAGCCGTTACATCGGCGTTATCGTTCGCTATGCCGATATTAATCAATCCGAATGGAAAAAGGTCATCCGTGTGAAAGACACAGGACAGCAATACCACATTCTGGTGCATATCAGAGCGAACGAAGTTGAACTTAGAAAAGAGGAGCAATAA